In the Palaeococcus pacificus DY20341 genome, one interval contains:
- a CDS encoding V-type ATP synthase subunit C — MGVEVNTITALLDTTLAVIFTWVGYKTGSILWKYTPYSYPNARIQAMEARLFNEQKFSELAEAKTLNNFVMSLEDSDYKPYLGKIENYSAEAIDRALNEALADIYTLMTKILPKRVNGLFKLLLEEWDVRNVSAVVKAKLSGEVARDYIIEIGTIVEKVKAIAEAKTMEEILVILEGTEYEEVYQRLLLNEISLEEFETELYKIYYAKLLNYAKSKKGEEKKIIEEFLKLKIDKLNLLTILRAKLHKMSAEKIRPMIIPGGSLNQRVIETLLNVEDVSMALAELDSTKYSAVIREQREALEKGDLSSLERAFDKFIQEKTAEMTRFYPLSVAIPLNYILLKEREIRKLKAIAKLIEDKVKPEKIKAIVGEAL, encoded by the coding sequence ATGGGAGTGGAAGTAAACACTATAACAGCACTCTTAGACACAACCCTTGCTGTTATATTCACTTGGGTAGGCTATAAAACGGGCTCCATACTCTGGAAGTATACTCCATATTCCTATCCAAACGCAAGAATCCAAGCTATGGAAGCTAGGCTCTTTAATGAGCAGAAGTTCTCAGAGCTTGCCGAAGCAAAAACCTTAAACAACTTCGTCATGAGCCTCGAAGACAGCGATTACAAGCCTTACTTGGGCAAAATTGAAAATTACAGCGCTGAAGCTATAGATAGAGCCCTCAACGAAGCTTTAGCTGATATTTATACGCTAATGACCAAAATCCTCCCAAAAAGGGTTAACGGGTTGTTTAAGCTCCTATTAGAAGAGTGGGACGTTAGAAATGTATCCGCTGTCGTTAAGGCAAAGCTGAGTGGAGAGGTTGCTAGGGACTATATAATCGAGATCGGAACAATTGTGGAAAAAGTAAAAGCAATAGCCGAAGCAAAGACAATGGAAGAAATACTGGTAATCCTTGAGGGTACCGAGTATGAAGAGGTCTACCAAAGGCTTCTCTTAAATGAGATAAGCTTAGAGGAGTTCGAAACTGAACTCTACAAGATCTACTATGCCAAGCTCCTAAACTACGCAAAGAGCAAAAAAGGAGAAGAGAAGAAAATCATAGAAGAGTTCCTTAAGCTCAAGATAGACAAGCTCAACTTGCTCACCATACTAAGGGCTAAGCTCCACAAGATGAGCGCGGAGAAGATTAGACCAATGATAATTCCCGGAGGAAGCTTGAACCAGAGGGTTATCGAAACACTCCTAAACGTTGAAGACGTTAGCATGGCGTTAGCGGAGCTCGACTCTACGAAGTATTCAGCTGTAATTAGGGAACAAAGGGAGGCTTTAGAAAAAGGAGACCTAAGCAGCTTAGAAAGAGCCTTTGATAAGTTCATCCAAGAGAAGACTGCCGAAATGACACGCTTCTATCCACTGAGCGTTGCAATTCCTTTGAACTACATACTGCTAAAGGAGAGGGAAATCAGAAAGCTCAAAGCAATAGCAAAGCTAATTGAGGATAAAGTCAAGCCAGAGAAGATAAAAGCTATCGTGGGTGAGGCGCTATGA